One stretch of Oncorhynchus gorbuscha isolate QuinsamMale2020 ecotype Even-year linkage group LG21, OgorEven_v1.0, whole genome shotgun sequence DNA includes these proteins:
- the LOC124007735 gene encoding LOW QUALITY PROTEIN: NACHT and WD repeat domain-containing protein 2-like (The sequence of the model RefSeq protein was modified relative to this genomic sequence to represent the inferred CDS: deleted 1 base in 1 codon), with translation MWRSGVGSRQPCPRESALRRAAISGNVLALPQHHVPTGRSVRVFICANPDDTEAERNALKEHVYPKLRDFCRENYGIEFQVVDLYWGVDPEEWDSPDLQRLRMKLLEECLQTSAGPCFVGLVGEKYGSIRVPGEVEAPEFERILDAAVEVGLDTHILEEWYCRDENAVPPAYYLKPKAQMLKNYQNSMESSSAAKMKNDKAWRNVSEEIKRIFRRSVLQLQEKGTMKPPQANKFLCSALEDELDFALGKQTPAFLKKCVCYIRKISNFDRHAKLPEMAKYMDIVVAEDRVMRNQEAYKRLLNVRDEFIPTVVASSNLRVYSSVTHCDMKLGYSQEVESHYVEGLCKQFYEDMVDIIQATVQQNFDTETDPLYDEILQHLSLCKNFSSFYDYKSETLDLVQEYLLPSKESRMNPLVVYGGPCTGKTLLLAEVAKQAYTWLQTEMGPETDPVVIVRFVGSSEFATNLRTLLQSICEQIAINYRCLIHFLPNKIQEMRELLVNLLGEPSFHRPLVIILDALEQLSEADEARELWWLPAHLPRTVRIVVSTLPNKHGILQKLRCLIHDEGRYVELVQRDRKACSQILKQQLLGLKRKVTSGQQIYVNEALAKCTLPMFVNLIYQEVVHWRSHKDVDDKSLCSTVHESIEQLFYSVENKLGQRFVFRSLGYITMANVGLTEVELEDILSLDNSVLGDIMVSSNLKNPLRISYDLVARLKEELEGYLLERQVHNVTLMMWANRHLQLIAQKLYLSNEEDVHQMHSLLAEYFLGAWSGGRKKIFHCDNNHFASLNISQHKNPHSQQPSHKEASTEKYSYDRQTPEQPWVFQCNLLEPDIFFVNHRKMTELLYHLTRSGRMDDLMYGVIMNFSWLYTMIKIGQFEKALTDIDVAYNYSQEKELKFLATTLRSIKIKVMKNPASLSAELQQRLLPVVTSLPKLQHLLLECDKDGPKYCSIVPLHSSMDVTYSPERLPLCSSYMQIVEILPTLAPNIVLVALEDGSVSTWDVESRQLLRQIDTAHSVVLGIRLTSDEKYLVVATTKNTLLIYDNHKSCLLSEVDIKNSKHCGITGGVAFINGFTLSSHHALAWLEASKDVNVIDLLYGWPLYLFHCWYEVTCVQCSPDGMYAFCGQYLNTTSIFHLGTGEKLATVTSQFSGGFVKSILVLDTIHQMVMIDNEGSLSVWNTKEITNPRLMEDYDCRGDENEVVGIELSEDQRSILICKDKSIEVLDTKLWKMAEKFKAKHAERFVAAVLSKNGQSIVASMENTSSIFVWRRDSGQCMASLIEISGAIVKLIKSIHHNLLLSVASSGVLSVWDIDIITAMSNIDKTGKKIQSLQLSGREDFVFTMDGSEAIHKWNFSTGFIETVFKHEGLVENCVLTSSGELMVTSDDKCSQYIWHTATGENIFRINGQKISQLLMTHNDQFVVSLCEQNCSRVWRLATGHKVCNILVTLQNALITTANTFLVGITKNKLLAVSLWSGSISKKFVCDDGISIINFKLIPDCPDFVVFITSTETVFIWSVADESVCRRVQLPTNFLKNLEEFQISPNGKLGIISKGDENINVLDLHSGKLRLVHAAGIIWRQKLSRDGRYLVYVCFRNSNEDDEVGVVSNLIVMRLADGKSIGTCSLYKTPTFLCLCQRALNIIIGFEDGSIGTYTVVDRVDAALKIKIATSNSRQIVNNASQKIRPKCGNHAFKTIADCLWRESTEVFSRDSPINVSDSGEAETTIPTKKNELLQ, from the exons GGGCTGGTGGGGGAGAAGTATGGCAGTATCCGCGTTCCAGGGGAAGTGGAAGCtccagagtttgagaggatcctGGACGCGGCGGTGGAGGTGGGGCTAGACACACACATCCTGGAGGAGTGGTACTGCCGAGACGAGAATGCCGTGCCACCAGCCTACTACCTCAAACCCAAAGCCCAGATGTTGAAGAACTACCAGAACTCA ATGGAGTCGAGTAGTGCAGCCAAGATGAAGAACGACAAGGCGTGGAGGAACGTGTCTGAGGAGATCAAGAGGATCTTCCGTAGGTCTGTCCTGCAGCTCCAGGAGAAGGGCACCATgaagccccctcaagccaataaaTTCCTCTGCTCTG CCTTGGAGGATGAACTGGACTTCGCCTTGGGTAAACAAACGCCAGCCTTCCTCAAGAAGTGTGTCTGCTACATCCGCAAGATCTCCAACTTCGACCGACATGCCAAGCTCCCGGAGATGGCCAAGTACATGGACATCGTCGTCGCTGAGGACCGCGTCATGCGTAACCAGGAAGCCTACAAACGTCTCTTAAATGTGCGGGATGAGTTTATCCCAACAGTAGTGGCCTCGTCAAACCTCCGTGTCTACTCCTCTGTGACGCACTGCGATATGAAGCTAGGCTACTCCCAAGAGGTGGAGAGCCACTACGTTGAAGGCTTGTGTAAACAGTTCTACGAGGATATGGTGGACATCATCCAGGCCACGGTCCAGCAGAACTTTGACACAGAGACGGACCCCCTGTACGATGAGATCCTCCAGCACCTGTCCCTGTGTAAGAACTTCTCTTCGTTCTACGATTATAAGAGCGAGACACTGGACCTGGTGCAGGAGTATCTGCTACCGTCTAAGGAGAGTAGGATGAATCCTCTGGTTGTTTACGGTGGGCCATGCACGGGGAAGACACTGCTGCTAGCAGAGGTGGCCAAACAG GCCTACACGTGGCTCCAGACAGAGATGGGTCCTGAGACAGACCCGGTTGTCATTGTTCGCTTTGTGGGCTCCTCCGAGTTCGCCACAAACCTGCGCACCCTCCTCCAGAGCATCTGCGAGCAGATAGCCATCAACTACCGTTGCCTGATCCACTTCTTGCCCAACAAGATCCAGGAGATGAGGGAGCTGCTAGTCAACCTGCTGGGGGAGCCCTCTTTCCATCGGCCCCTGGTCATCATCTTGGATGCCCTGGAGCAGCTCTCGGAAGCCGACGAGGCCCGTGAGCTGTGGTGGCTCCCCGCCCACCTGCCTCGCACTGTCCGCATCGTGGTCTCCACTTTACCCAACAAACACGGAATCCTCCAGAAGCTCCGCTGTTTGATTCATGATGAAGGGCGCTACGTAGAGCTGGTGCAGCGGGACCGTAAGGCCTGTAGTCAGATACTGAAGCAGCAGCTGCTGGGGTTGAAGAGAAAGGTGACTTCGGGACAGCAGATCTACGTCAATGAAGCGCTGGCCAAGTGTACGCTTCCCATGTTTGTCAACCTCATTTACCAGGAGGTGGTGCATTGGCGCTCGCACAAGGATGTGGATGACAAGTCACTGTGCTCCACCGTGCACGAGAGCATCGAGCAGCTCTTCTACTCTGTGGAGAACAAGCTGGGGCAGCGGTTTGTATTCAGGTCACTGGGATACATCACCATGGCCAATGTGGGGTTAACGGAGGTAGAGCTGGAAGATATTCTGTCATTGGATAACAGTGTGTTGGGAGATATCATGGTGAGTTCAAATCTAAAAAACCCACTGAGGATCTCTTATGACCTGGTTGCGAGACTGAAAGAGGAACTGGAGGGTTACCTGCTGGAAAGGCAGGTGCATAATGTTACCCTGATGATGTGGGCCAACAGACACCTGCAACTCATCGCCCAGAAGTTGTATCTTAGCAACGAGGAGGATGTACACCAGATGCACAGCCTCCTAGCCGAATACTTCCTGGGGGCATGGTCGGGAGGCAGGAAAAAGATCTTCCACTGTGACAACAACCACTTTGCCTCGCTTAACATCTCCCAACACAAGAATCCACACTCCCAGCAGCCGTCCCACAAAGAAGCATCCACCGAGAAGTACTCCTATGACAGGCAGACCCCCGAGCAGCCCTGGGTGTTCCAGTGCAACCTTCTGGAGCCTGATATCTTCTTTGTCAACCACAGGAAGATGACGGAGCTCCTCTACCATCTAACTCGGAGCGGCCGCATGGACGACCTCATGTACGGGGTTATCATGAACTTTAGCTGGCTCTACACCATGATCAAGATAGGGCAGTTTGAGAAGGCACTGACCGACATAGATGTAGCTTACAACTACTCCCAGGAGAAAGAACTCAAGTTTTTGGCCACCACGCTGCGCAGCATCAAGATCAAAGTGATGAAGAACCCGGCATCCCTGTCCGCAGAGCTGCAGCAGAGGCTCCTCCCTGTGGTCACCTCTTTACCCAAGCTCCAACACCTCCTCCTGGAATGCGACAAGGACGGCCCCAAATACTGCTCCATTGtgcccctccactcctccatggATGTCACCTACAGCCCTGAAAGGCTGCCGCTGTGCTCCAGCTACATGCAGATCGTGGAGATCCTGCCCACCCTAGCCCCCAACATCGTACTTGTGGCCCTGGAGGATGGGTCTGTGAGCACATGGGATGTGGAGAGCAGGCAGCTCCTCCGGCAGATAGACACGGCCCATTCGGTTGTCCTGGGAATCAGGCTAACCAGCGACGAGAAGTACCTGGTTGTGGCAACCACCAAGAACACGCTACTCATATATGACAACCATAAGTCTTGCTTGCTGTCCGAAGTGGACATTAAGAACTCCAAGCACTGTGGTATCACAGGAGGGGTGGCCTTCATTAATGGGTTCACCCTGTCCAGCCATCATGCCTTGGCCTGGCTAGAGGCCAGTAAAGATGTCAATGTCATCGATCTGCTTTACGGCTGGCCCCTCTACCTGTTCCACTGCTGGTATGAGGTCACCTGCGTCCAATGCTCCCCGGATGGAATGTACGCCTTCTGTGGTCAGTACCTCAACACCACGTCCATCTTCCACCTGGGGACTGGGGAA AAGCTAGCTACGGTCACGTCGCAGTTCTCCGGGGGATTTGTCAAGTCCATCTTGGTCCTGGACACCATTCACCAGATGGTGATGATCGATAATGAGGGGAGCCTGTCGGTGTGGAACACCAAAGAGATCACCAACCCCAGACTGATGGAAGATTATGACTGCCGGGGGGATGAGAACGAGGTCGTAGGCATTGAGCTGTCAGAAGACCAGCGCTCCATCCTCATCTGCAAAGACAAGAGCATTGAGGTCCTGGACACCAAGTTGTGGAAGATGGCAGAGAAGTTCAAGGCCAAGCACGCTGAGCGATTCGTGGCTGCAGTCCTCTCAAAAAATGGCCAAAGTATTGTGGCCTCCATGGAGAACACGTCATCCATATTTGTGTGGAGGAGAGACAGTGGGCAGTGCATGGCCAGCCTGATTGAGATCTCTGGGGCCATTGTCAAACTCATCAAGTCCATCCACCACAACCTGCTCCTGTCTGTGGCCAGCAGTGGAGTGCTATCAGTCTGGGACATTGACATCATTACAGCCATGTCCAACATTGACAAAACAGGCAAGAAGATTCAGAGCTTACAGCTTTCTGGCAGGGAGGACTTTGTGTTCACCATGGACGGCTCTGAAGCCATCCACAAGTGGAACTTCAGCACAGGCTTCATAGAGACTGTCTTCAAGCATGAGGGCTTGGTGGAAAACTGTGTCCTGACATCCTCTGGGGAACTCATGGTGACGTCGGATGACAAGTGCAGCCAGTACATCTGGCACACGGCCACTGGCGAAAACATCTTTCGCATCAACGGACAGAAGATATCTCAGCTCCTGATGACCCACAATGACCAGTTTGTGGTTTCCCTCTGCGAACAGAACTGCTCCCGAGTCTGGAGGCTGGCCACTGGACACAAGGTGTGCAACATCctggtgaccctacagaatgcaCTGATCACCACCGCAAACACCTTCCTAGTGGGGATCACAAAAAACAAGCTGCTCGCTGTTAGCCTCTGGTCAGGCAGTATTTCCAAGAAGTTTGTCTGTGACGATGGCATTAGCATTATCAACTTCAAACTCATTCCTGACTGCCCAGACTTTGTTGTCTTCATCACATCTACAGAGACTGTGTTTATATGGAGTGTGGCAGATGAGTCTGTCTGCAGACGGGTCCAGCTGCCTACTAACTTCCTAAAAAATCTGGAGGAGTTCCAAATTTCACCAAATGGGAAACTGGGAATCATCTCCAAAGGTGACGAGAACATTAACGTGTTGGATCTTCATAGCGGCAAGCTGAGACTTGTCCACGCCGCCGGTATCATCTGGCGGCAGAAGCTGTCGAGGGACGGGCGCTACCTGGTCTATGTCTGCTTCCGGAACAGTAATGAGGATGACGAGGTGGGCGTGGTGTCCAACCTGATCGTGATGCGTCTGGCAGATGGAAAGAGCATCGGGACATGCTCCCTCTACAAGACGCCCACCTTCCTCTGCCTGTGCCAGCGAGCGCTCAACATCATCATTGGCTTCGAGGATGGCAGTATTGGCACCTATACGGTGGTGGACAGGGTGGATGCCGCGCTCAAGATCAAGATTGCCACATCCAACAGTCGGCAGATCGTCAACAATGCCTCACAAAAGATAAGGCCCAAGTGTGGCAACCACGCCTTCAAGACCATTGCAGACTGCTTGTGGAGGGAGTCCACCGAGGTCTTCTCCAGGGATAGCCCCATCAATGTGTCTGACTCTGGAGAGGCTGAGACCACCATCCCCACCAAAAAGAACGAACTATTGCAGTGA